DNA from Chloroherpetonaceae bacterium:
TGATTTCTCTGTTCATTCTTTCACCGATTTAGGGCTTTACAATCAACTTCTTGCCTTTTTTGTACTTTTTTTGCTGATTGGGGTTGGTCTTTTGCTTTATCGCTTGAAAGCGATTCCCTCAACAGCCTCAAGCGATTCAATCTATTCAAGAGAGTTTTTTTTGCATTGCGGTTCTGTTGTGCTTTTTTTGATTGCAATTGTGGTTGCTTCAGGAACCAGTGCCCCAATTATCAACCGATTTTTTACTGATAAACCAGATCCGGTTTTGCCCGAGTTTTATAATCGCGTAACCCTTCCGTTGGCCGTTTTAATTGGCCTACTTTCAGCTATTGGACAGCTTATTTGGTGGAAAAAAATCGACAAAGAGAATCTTATTAAATCGATCTCTACACCGATTTCACTTGCTATGATTTTTACTTCTCTTTTGGTGGTGATGGGTATGCGTGATGCGGGAATGATTCTTTTAGCCCTTGCCGCTTCATTTTCATTATTTGCCAATGCTCAAGTGTTTTGGAAGGTGGCACAAGGCAATGTTCGCTTTGCCGGTGGAAGCATTACGCATGTCGGGCTTGGCTTAATGTTGCTCGGTATTATTGGCTCTGCAAAGTATGGAGAAAATAAACATTTAGAACTTCCTAAAGGGGAAACAGTCACGGCATTTGGCAAAAAGCTGACATACACAGGAATGGAATTGATTGAAGGTGCAAAAAGCGGATTTCGAATTGAAGTTGAAACGACTCCCGAGGATGTTTATTTGGCAATGCCTGTAATGTATGAAACGCAGCGAATGACCGTTCAAAACCCCGACGTGCTTCATTTTGCAACGCAAGATTTTTATATCTCTCCGGTCAATTTGATGACTAAAAAAAGTGAAAACGAATTAATCTTAAAAAAGGGGGAAAGTCAAACGATTAAGGGCGTTACCGTTCAATTTACAGGATTCAACTTTACCAGAAGTTCTTTAAATCCACAAGGCGGTGCCGCGCCGGTTCGTGTCGTTTCAACGCTATCAGTGACCTATAATGGCATATTAGAAACAATTGAACCTGTTTATGTGATTGCTCCCGGCAGCGATCCTGTAATTCAAACGGCAGCATTGAAATCTGCACCGGATATTTCACTTGCCGTAACCAATATTGATGCGTCAAATGGGCGTGTGGCTGTGGATATAATTGGGTTGCCAAATCAAAGCAATCAACCTTCTGAAACTCTTTTGATTGAAGCTTCTACAAAACCCTATATCAATGTTCTTTGGATGGGCACCTACTTGGTATTTTTAGGATTTGGTTTTTCGATTTATCGCCGTTGGAAGGAGCGTGTTTTTTTATCAAAGGGCGTTACTAAAAATGAAGTGTCGAAAGTTGATAAAACTGAAATAAACGAGATGGTGTAGGAGTTTAAGCAAGTAGGTGAGTTTAAGGTGTTAAGCGTCATTAAAGCCCATCATTGATGGGCTTTTTTTAGTCGTGAAGTCGATGAAAAGATTGGGATATAGAAAAATCGGGGTGAACGGTCAGAGAGTTAATTGATGAAGCACTTCGTTTAACACTGCCACTATTCAAAAAAAGGATATCTTCCACCAAATATTTTTCTTGACGATGATAATGACCGTGTAGGGCAATTTTTACCCCAATTTTCTTCAAAGTTTCTAAAAAGGCTTCCTTTTCGATAAGCTCCATCGACCAAATGAATGCTTTATCTGTGGGCGACTTTGGTTCAAACAAAAAATATGCGTGATGAAATAAAGCAATCGGGAATGTATCGGAAAGTGATTTTAAGATATCGGGGTGGCGAATTCCAAACCGCTCGGAAGCGTGAACATAACCTCTTGCCCCTGTGGGATTAATGTTCAACGACCATTCGAGCACACTATTAAATGAAATCAAAGAAACCTTAAGTTCACCGTTGGTCAGAATTTTTACGAAGGGGAAATATTCTTTGATTTCAGTGTCGTCTGTGATGGTTTCGCGGAAAATGTCGCAAAACTCATGCAGTTTTTTTGCGTATCCCAAGCCCTTGGATTCCATTGCGCGAGTGGCAGTGGTCTTAAGTGTTGCAGCAAATCCCTCAGGGATCACTTCATACTTTCCAAAAATGTCATGATTGCCGGGGATTAAGGTCACCTTTTCCCAATTTAATATTCCAAGACGAAGGAAAACCTCGCGAAGCCGATACAAGTCATCATAGTTGGCGACATCCACGACATCGCCTGTAATGGCGATATGATCGTGCCCGGTTTCTAAAATCTTTTCAAGAAGAAATTCGATTTCATCGATACAATTCGGCCGCTTTTCAGTATCGAGATGAAGATCAGAGATGTGAGCAATCTTAATCATAAGGGCAATTCCTTCTTAAGTCAAAAAACCTTGATGCCTAAGCCTGTTCGTCGGTTTGGGGTTCTTTGAGATGCAATTTTTCTAATATGATATCATAAACTTCTTTAAGGATTGCTATAATCCAAATAAAAATACCGACAACAAGCAGCGTAACTGCAAATGTGACAAGGGTAAGAAAGATGTATCCCGCAATAACTTCCATACAACAAACGGATAAATTAGAAACAACATGTTAAAATTACACTCTTTTCCGGTAGAAACGAAAAAGAGGTTTCGAAAAATCGGATTAAACGACAGCATAAAATGCCTAAATTTGCAAACTGCAATATCGAAGGATTTTTTGCAGAGAAAGAGTAAATGCGAATAACCGGCGAGTTTCATCGCTGATTCAACAACCAAAATCGAGGTAACTCGGCAAACCGTAATGGGAAAGGAGTAATTATGCCACCATTGGCAAAAACAGCGAAGAAAGAGGTTCATCCGGAAAAAAACGGATTTACACAAAACGA
Protein-coding regions in this window:
- the ccsA gene encoding cytochrome c biogenesis protein CcsA is translated as MVVHFLTGKLVTIVGFTAAAMSAFAYYRSAQSNAFSQLENEWKRLARLMYWVMLGAIVINGIHLLTLIWTHQFQYNYVKHYSSTDLNPFYLLSTFYAGQEGSFMLWMFYGSLFGYFLIRTAKEYEAPVMAILMLSQAFLLSMILGIEVPGLGTLGSDPFALVQGPIPTEGDGLNPLLQNPWMVIHPPTLFVGFSSLIVPYAFAIAAVWKNKYNDWIRPAMPWVLLSAAVLGTGIMMGGYWAYKVLGWGGYWGWDPVENSSLVPWLLTVSLIHTMIVQKKNGGLKKTNILFAILAFTAVLYSAFLTRSGVLADFSVHSFTDLGLYNQLLAFFVLFLLIGVGLLLYRLKAIPSTASSDSIYSREFFLHCGSVVLFLIAIVVASGTSAPIINRFFTDKPDPVLPEFYNRVTLPLAVLIGLLSAIGQLIWWKKIDKENLIKSISTPISLAMIFTSLLVVMGMRDAGMILLALAASFSLFANAQVFWKVAQGNVRFAGGSITHVGLGLMLLGIIGSAKYGENKHLELPKGETVTAFGKKLTYTGMELIEGAKSGFRIEVETTPEDVYLAMPVMYETQRMTVQNPDVLHFATQDFYISPVNLMTKKSENELILKKGESQTIKGVTVQFTGFNFTRSSLNPQGGAAPVRVVSTLSVTYNGILETIEPVYVIAPGSDPVIQTAALKSAPDISLAVTNIDASNGRVAVDIIGLPNQSNQPSETLLIEASTKPYINVLWMGTYLVFLGFGFSIYRRWKERVFLSKGVTKNEVSKVDKTEINEMV
- a CDS encoding metallophosphoesterase, giving the protein MIKIAHISDLHLDTEKRPNCIDEIEFLLEKILETGHDHIAITGDVVDVANYDDLYRLREVFLRLGILNWEKVTLIPGNHDIFGKYEVIPEGFAATLKTTATRAMESKGLGYAKKLHEFCDIFRETITDDTEIKEYFPFVKILTNGELKVSLISFNSVLEWSLNINPTGARGYVHASERFGIRHPDILKSLSDTFPIALFHHAYFLFEPKSPTDKAFIWSMELIEKEAFLETLKKIGVKIALHGHYHRQEKYLVEDILFLNSGSVKRSASSINSLTVHPDFSISQSFHRLHD